The DNA window CGTCCGGGTCGCCCAGGTGGGGGTGGGGATCTCACGGGAATGGAAGAGGGTTGAGTCCGTCAGAGATGGACTGTCTCCACCTCCGTGAACGAGGAGAAGTCGCGGTCCTGGGTCACTACCGCTGCCCCGTGTCGAAGTGCGGTAGCTGCGATCCAGGTGTCGTGGCGGCGACTGCCCGGTTCATCCTGCTGAAGGATCGTCCAGAAGCGCCGCGCGGACCTCCTGGAGGTCGGCCACCAGTCCGGGGTCGGCGGGAGTCTCCGCGATGATCCGACGAAGCTCTGCCGCGCGAACCCACGGGTCTCGCTCGGCGGTATGGGGAACGATGTCGGCGACCGGTCGACGGTTGACCGTGAGCGTCACCGGCTCCCCCGATTCCACCATCGAAACCACGGCTGAAGTCTCGTTTCTCAGCTGCCTTACGGACACGTCGCGCCTCATGTGCACGACTGTAGCAATCACCGCACGCCCGTCTTGGAAACCGCAGACCCAGCTGGAGGTCGGGAGGGAACGGTCAAGTCCGACCGGAAAATTCCAGGTCGGTGAGGCGAGGACCCATCCGAAGGGTGGGCAGCCCGTTCGGTGCCGCGGACCGGACTTTGGTCCCGGGCTTCGGCAACTTCAGGCCAGTTACCTGGCAGAGGGAGTCCAGCACTGTCCGGGGGATGGACATGTCTGTTGCTGAAGATGGTTTGGCTACGAAGGAGATCCGGAATCCGTGATCCTCGGACAGGGGAAC is part of the Solirubrobacterales bacterium genome and encodes:
- a CDS encoding type II toxin-antitoxin system prevent-host-death family antitoxin, translated to MRRDVSVRQLRNETSAVVSMVESGEPVTLTVNRRPVADIVPHTAERDPWVRAAELRRIIAETPADPGLVADLQEVRAALLDDPSAG